TCGTGATCACGGTGCCCTGCGAGCCCTCGAGCCCACGGGTCGAGACGGTCTCGTCGGTCGGCATGTTGATGAGCGTCCGCATCATCACGAGGGCCAGGCCGCCGACGACCAACCCGCTCGCGAGGCCGCCGAGCGCGCCGCCGCCGGCGCCGGCGCCGGTCGCGTACATGATGAGGGCGGCACCGAAGCCGAACGACGCGAGGAACGCACCGAGCACGGCCCGAGAAGATCCCCCCGCCGGCGTCGACGTCGAAGCCGCCGAGGAGACCCTCGAACACCTCGCCGAGGACCAGGGACAGCAGGAGGAGCGCGAGACCGACCCCGCCGATGATGAGGAAGGCGGTTATCGCTTGGCCCCCGACGATGAACTCGAGCATGCGCCCACCATAGTTGGGAGGCTGGCGTGGAGGAGCAGCGCCACCGCCCCTGGGGCTGCCACCGCGGCGGCGTGGATAGGGTCATGTCGTCACGGGCGAGGAGGCAGGCGTGGCTCAGCGCGTGGAAGAGACGCAGCTGCCCGGGGTCGGTATGCGCTACTCGTTCACCACGGCCAGCGGACAGCGGGTCTCGGTGCTGCACCACCGCACCGGCCACCGACAGATCTTCGTCAGCCACCCCGACGATCCGGATGCCGCAACCGAGGTGCTCGATGTGGAGGGTCCCGAGGCGCGTCTCCTCGCGGAGCTCCTCGGCGGATCGCAGGTGGTGGCTGACCTCGACCGTCTGCAGCACGTCGTGCCGGGGCTCGCCCTCGATTGGTTCGAGGTCGAACCCGGCAGCCCAGCGGCTGGTCGCAGCATCGAGCAGCTGGCCGTCCGCAAGACGACCGGCGTCACGATCGTCACCGTCCTCCGTGATGGCCAGTACATCCCCAGCCCTGGGGGGGAGCTGGTGCTCCAACCCGGCGACACCGCAGTCGTCGTTGGGCCGCCAGAGGCGATCCGTCGGGTGAACGACCTGCTGCGCGCCCCCTGACGTTGGCGATCGAGACGATCTTCCTCGAGCTCGGCGCGATCCTGATCGCGCTCGCCCTGGTTTCTCGTCTGGCCACGCGCGTCGGGCTGTCACCGATCCCCTTCTACCTGTTGGTGGGACTCGCGATCGGTGAAGGGGGGGTCTACTCCGCGATCACCGCGGAAGCCTTCATCCAGGTGGGCGCCGAGATCGGTGTGGTGCTCCTCCTGCTCATGCTCGGGCTCGAGTACTCGCCGGACGAGCTGATCAGTGGGATGCGGGCGTCCGCGCCGGTCGCCGCGGTCGATCTCGTGGCGAACTTCGTCCCGGGCTTCATCGCTGGTTCCATCTTGGGTTGGGGTCCCGTCGGGTCCGTTCTGCTAGGAGGTGTCACCTACATCTCCTCATCCGGGATCGTCGCGAAGGTGATCGACGACCTGGGGTGGCTCGGTAACCGGGAGAGCCCGAT
The sequence above is a segment of the Actinomycetota bacterium genome. Coding sequences within it:
- a CDS encoding cation:proton antiporter regulatory subunit, whose amino-acid sequence is MAQRVEETQLPGVGMRYSFTTASGQRVSVLHHRTGHRQIFVSHPDDPDAATEVLDVEGPEARLLAELLGGSQVVADLDRLQHVVPGLALDWFEVEPGSPAAGRSIEQLAVRKTTGVTIVTVLRDGQYIPSPGGELVLQPGDTAVVVGPPEAIRRVNDLLRAP